The nucleotide sequence CACCGTTTGGTTAAACTGGCCAACCTTCAGCTGATGGGAGGAGCTATGATGTAGACTAGGAAGTCTGGCTGGCAGCTTGCTGTGAGTGGTCCTTGTGTATTCTCATTGTCAGTTAGTACAATGGCCATCCTCAACTACCTTATATCAGCTAGCAGGATGACCATCCTCAACTACCTTATATCAGCTAGCAGGATGACCATCCTCAACTACCTTATATGTAGCTAGCGGAATGGCCATCCTCAACTACCTATTATCAGCTAGCAGGATGGCCATCCTCAACTACCTTATATCAGCTAGCAGGATGACCTCCTCAACTACCTTATATCAGCTAGCAGGATGGCCATTCCTCACTACCTTATATCGCTAGCAGGATGACCATCCTCAATTTATCTTATTATCAGCTAGCAGGATGACCATCCTCAACTACCTTATATCGCTAGCAGGATGGCCATCCTCAACTACCTTATATCAGCTAGCAGGGATGACCCCTCAACTATCTATACAGCTAGCAGGATGGACCATCCTCAACTACCTTATATCAGCTAGCAGGATGACCATCCTCAACTACCTTAAACTAGGCAGTATGACTCATGCCTCAGAACTACTTTATATCAGCTAGCAGGATGGCCATCCTCAACTACTTTATATCAGCTAGCAGGATGGCCATCCTTGCTAAACTGATATAAGGTACAACCTAGCATACCAGAGTCAGCATGGGTTCTGATCCAACATGTACAGACAGTAGTCATACATACTTGTACACGACTTTCAAGCCCAAGATGAAAGTGCCTCCTCAGCCCAGCTGCAATTATTATCCTGGGAAATAAGGTCTGAAGGCATTTGCTTTGCAGCTCGTCAGCTGTCAATGTAATGAATCGTGAGGCTATGTATGCTCTGTGGTCCGCTTGACCGTAAGTCTGCCAGTGGTAGAGAATGCAGCGTTACAGATTTCGTTGACACTGTCCCGCATTCTGTTGTAGATTCTGGCAGACATGTTTTGCAGATAGCGGCTAGGTTATCTAGATTTCGAATCAACTTTCTGAATTGGTTCCATGTCTTTCGCTATGTGATACGTAATTGCACTCGTTCTCATTCCACGTCTTGCCGTAGGGAGTACCACTAAGAAATGAACACTTGAGTGATAGCGGAGTGCAGGTCTGGCTTGACGTCTAGGGACTTGATGCGTGCATTCTGGTAGNNNNNNNNNNNNNNNNNNNNNNNNNGCAGGATGACCATCCTCAACTACCTTATATCAGCTAGCAGGATGGCCATCCTCAACTACCTTATATCAGCTAGCAGGATGACCATCCTCAACTACTTTATATCAGCTAGCAGGATGGCCATCCTCAACTACTTTATATCAGCTAGCAGGATGGCCATCCTTGCTAACTGATATAAGGTACAACCTAGCATACCAGAGTCAGCATGGGTTCTGATCCAACATGTACAGCCAGTAGTCATACATACTTGACACGACTTTCAAGCCCCAAGATGAAAGTGCCTCCCTCAGCCCAGCTGCAATTATTTATCCTGGGAAATAAGGTCTGAAGGCATTTGCTTTGCAGCTTCCAGCTGTCAATGTAATGAATCGTGAGGCTAATGTATGGCTCTGTGGTCCGGCTTGACCGTAAGTCTGCAGTGGTAGAGAATGCAGCGTTACAGATTTCGTTGACAACTGTCCCGCATTCTGTGTAGAGTTCTGGCAGACATGTTTTGCAGATACGGCTAGGTATCTAGATTTCGAATCAACTTTCTGAATTGGTTCCATGTCTTTCGCTATGTGATACGTAATTGCACTCGTTCTCATTCCACGTCTTGCCGTAGGGAGTACCACTAAGAAATGACACCTTGAGTGATAGCGGAGTGCAGGTCTGGCTTGACGTCTAGGGACTTGATGCGTGCATTCTGGTAGATTCGCGCACATGCAGGGTTCTCAGGTGGTAAAAACCGCTGGCGTTTCCACCTTTGGCTAGCACAATGCGTCAATTTACTGTTGGTCGAGGTCGAATATCTTGAAGCCAAACGACAAGAGTTCCCCCTTTTTTCAAACAAATTATTCTTCGTCCTACAACTCAGCGTTGTTATCCTTGTCGTCAGTGCATGATTTGACACTTGATAATGAAAGGAGTTCACTAAATGTTTGCATGCTTGTTGACTTTGGCAGGCAGATTGAGTAACGTCCATGCTTTGTTTTCTTTGCTAAAAAAAAGCTTTTAGTAAGAAACAATTTGAATTGGCCCACTAGGCTGATCACGTGACTGAAAATAACAAACGTGCTTAATTTCATACATTAATTTATCATATGCACAATATGGCAAAAATCCATATCCTGGCACAACGTCATACCGGTATACTGCCCACCTCTAGTTGGTTTACGAATATTGAAGCTCATTCACTAACCAAATTAACCTCACTGAATAATATGGACCAATGTAAACCTGGACACTCGCACCCAGCGTTCCTCTGAAAACATTCATCTGAAAGAGGTCCTAGACAATCCCcactacaaacaaacaaccagtttattaaaaataaatcaataaattttATTCAGGCAATATTTTCCAGTTTAACAGTCACAATAGTTAAGACATAAAATATTTTTTCGATAAAAATACTGCAACTTTAAAAATGCTTAAACAGCATTGCTTTAACCATTTTATAATACTTTgacctttttaatatttttaagtGTTCTGGGCTCCAAGCAGCCAGTGGGGTTTAGTTTCCAGTAGGTTCTAGGTCGACATTCTAGGAGCGGTTCTTGCTGACCCAGTGGTACTTGTCCTGCCTGGGCCCGGTGAATGAGGAGGTGGCTCTGTAGGGTTTGAATCCTTTAGGAGGCTGGAACTGGCTGCTGTGTTGCTGGGCAAACAGACCTCCAGAGGGGGGGCCGTGAGGGTAGCCCTCCCCAGGGAAGGCCTTCCTGTTGGAGTAAGCTGCCCAGGCCGGAGGGGGTGGCACTAGAGCGAACTCACTGAACTGGAACAGAGAGAACGAGTCACATCACAACCACATCATTGATGCCTGCCGGCCCTTACAACACCTGGACCACATCTGTTACTGTACAGTAGACAACTATTATCTAAACCCCATCACACATCCCTAGAGCTCTCAAATTCAACTCTGGACTTTCAGTTTCACTGCATTTTCTCCCCccttcattgttcccctctaaattagggactggtttagacctgggacaccggTTGGGtgcaattatcaggtagaacagaaaaccaggaggctccggaccttgagttgagtacccctgcccTAGAGCTTCGTCCAGTCCTGGTTTGTTACGTCAGCGCTCTTAACATTAGTTTGTTAGTTACCTGGTAGACACCTCTAGAGCTCCAGTTACCTGGTTAGTTACCTGGTAGACACTGTTGGGGTTGCTGACTGTCGGGATGGTTTTGGGTTTCGGGTTAGGGGCAGGGCAGGGAGCGGATAGGCTGCTGCAGCTGCTACCCATGCTGGTGTCCCCGCCCTCCTCGTCAGAGGAAGAGCCTGATTGGATCAAATCAAAGCATTAAACACTTTTCACAGTAAATGGATTCGATTATCTGGCCTGGGTTATCCCGGTGAGAGGAGTTTGCACCGGGTGAAAAGTTGTTGTATTCGTTTTGGAACAGGGCTGCCTCCCAGGCGTGACCCAGGTGCCCCGTTCAAAGCCCGCGgcgaagtcggctcaaaacaaaagtgacgtagcCTAAATGATGTGGATAAGGAGTAGAAGTCTGTTCAAGGGACAAAGTGATTGGCATTTTTTATCAGAAGCAGTTTACGATCCCTACCCTACAGGCTACAGTAAAACATAACTGTAGAACCTTCTAGAACAGTTAATTTGGAACTGCCTTCTAGTGAAAACTAGTTAGAACATATGCATTTTATTGACAATAGATGTTTGTGGACGATGCACCAAGCTGCCACGACGACAACATGACCAAGCTGCCACGACGACAACATGACCAAGCTGCCACGACGACAACATGACCAAGCTGCCACGACGACAACATTGACCAAGCTGCCACGACGACAAACATGACCAAGCTGCCACAGACGACAACATGACCAAGCTGCCACGACGACAAACCATGAACCAAAGCTGCCACGACGACAACATGACCAAGCTGCCCACGACGACACATGACCAAGCTGCCACGACGACAACAATGACCAAAGCTGCCACGACGACAACATGACCAAGCTGCCACGACGACAACAGACCAACGCTGCCACGACGACAACATGACCAAGCTGCCACGACGACAACATTGACCAAGCTGCCACGACGACAACATGACCAAGCTGCCACGACGACAACATGACCAAGCTAGCCACGACGACAACATGACCAAGCTGCACGACGACAACATGACCAAGCTGCGCAGATTACTGTTTCaatttgagaagggcgctccATCAGCGCTTTGACCATTCACATCATGTGCCAAAGCCGGTCCCCGCAGCTCAGCATAATCCAATGCACCCATACATGTTGCAACACATTTGATAATCAGGGTAagaaaaactaatatttatctgAGAAACAAGAAACCAGCGCACCTGATTGGATGTCGGAGGCGGCCCTCTCCACTGCATTATGTATGCGTCGGGAAAACTCCTTGTCCGCCTGGTGACAGCTCTGCAGCTGCATCACACAGAAGGAACGCTGCGCTCTCCGTACCTACACAGGAAACGCATCACAACATCTTCCTGCCACAACACAGTAACCCCTTCCCTGGGCTCAAGTTAACAAGCAGAGGGAGGTTCTAGCTGAACCAGACATATAcgtttttcaaacctctcctcgggaccCCCCCAGACTTTTCAGTTTTATTCTAGACCTGGCTcaccctaatgaacacgacccccGGCTGGCTCcaccctaatgaacacgaccccgGCTGGctaccctaatgaacacgacccccGGCTGGCTCcaccctaatgaacacgaccccgGCTGGCTCcaccctaatgaacacgacccccGGCTGGCTCCACCCTAATGAACAGACCCCCGGCTGGCTCCACCCATGACACATGACCCCGGCTGGCTCCACCTAATGACACATGACCCCGGCTTCTCAGTTAACCACAAACTGGTGCTGTGGAGCCGAGTAGAACCTTCTGGAACCCTAGCACAGGTGTCAACTAGATTGAGTTGTTCTGGAGGTTCGGGGGACGGAACATGTACGCCGCAAATTGAgccaagaagcccaaacagacatTGTATTACAATTTCAAACCTACATTTGTACATGTTCACATACGTCCATTTATGAGTGGAAATAGTTGGGTATAGATTTCTTAAAATAGATCATTTTGAGGTGAATTCCAAGTGGGTTTTTACAGTTTGTTCTATTTATGTCtacatttaacatgccaaggggCTGAATTTGGCACACCAGTTGACAATCTCTGTTTGAGAGTCTACAgtaagacatacagtacagtagtgccTCAGTACAATAGCACTCACCTGCAGGAACACTTCTCCAGGGTCGACCCAGATTGTCATCTCCCGTGGCAACCCCAGGTCCTCGTAACAGACATCGCTCCGTAAACACGCCTCTCCAACACAGGGTCCTCAGCTGAGCTCGGTTCATACGTAGACACCTAAACATGCACAATGGTTATACACACCGGAACACAAAGCCAACGAGACAATCTTGCCTGTGTAGTTACTGACCGGTAGGCCTGTCccttgacaggtgtgtgtgtagttactGCCGTAGGCCTGTccttgacaggtgtgtgtgtggtagttacTGACCGGTAGGCCTGTCccttgacaggtgtgtgtgtagttactGACCAGTAGGCCTGTCCCTTGACAGGTGTGTGGTGTAGTTACTGACCAGTAGGCCTGTCccttgacaggtgtgtgtgtgtgtagttactgACCAGTAGGCCTGTCccttgacaggtgtgtgtgtagttactGACCGGTAGGCCTGTCCTTgacaggtgtgtggtgtgtgtagttacTGACCGGTAGGCCTGTCCTTGACAGGTGTGTGAGGGTACCAGTGGGTCTTGTAGGTGTCAAACAGGGCTGAGGTGAGGGCAGCAGCAAACCCCTCTCTGCTCTCAGCATCTAAACTACCGTGGCGCTTCGCCAGCCGAGCAACAAAGAACACTGCTGCTGCGATCTCTTCCTTCATCGTTAGAACGTCAAACCACCTAACCTTAACACAACCTTGAGCCAACTACTTAGCAACAGAACATACCTAAAGGATTAATTAAACTGCAGCTTTAGAAACCATACGACAAAATGTCCCAATACCTAGCCACAATCTGCTTTTAAATGTTAGTTTCTCTTTGGACTCTTCTAGATAACAGCCAGTTCGTTCAGGGCAGTTAGCAGCAACTTGAGCCAAAACAAACCGTTTCTGTATAAGAGCCTGTTGCTAAACAAACCtcatttaaatcagctgtgtgagGGAAGAGCACAGGATGCGAGTTCAATGTGATTGCAGGTCTGACTGATTGCAGCAGCCTGAGGTAGTGCCTCTGACAGAAGGAATGCACCATGGATATGGTAACCAGACTCAGTACGTCTCATTCATTGATATGTTAACGGACTACAGTCGTCCTCATCAGTTGATATGTTACCAGACTCAGTCCCATCTCATTCATTGATATTGTAACCCAGACTCAGTACCGTCTCATTCATTGATATGTACCAGAACTCAGTACCGTCTCATTCATTGATATGTAACCAGACTCAGTACCGTCTCATTCATTGATTATGTTAACCGGACTCAGTCCCGTCTCATTCATTGATATGGTAACAGACTCAGTCCATCTCATTCTTGATATGGTAACCAGACTCAGTACCCGTCTCATTCATTAATATGTTAACCAAGACTCAGTACCATCTCATTCATTGATATGTCACTCAGACTCAGTATCGTGTCATGTCATTGATATGTAACCAGACTCAGTACCGTCTCATTCATTGATATGTTAACCAGACTCAGTACC is from Salvelinus sp. IW2-2015 unplaced genomic scaffold, ASM291031v2 Un_scaffold3760, whole genome shotgun sequence and encodes:
- the btg4 gene encoding LOW QUALITY PROTEIN: protein BTG4 (The sequence of the model RefSeq protein was modified relative to this genomic sequence to represent the inferred CDS: inserted 2 bases in 1 codon; substituted 1 base at 1 genomic stop codon), with amino-acid sequence MKEEIAAAVFFVARLAKRHGSLDAESREGFAAALTSALFDTYKTHWYPHTPVKDRPTGQXLHTPHTCQGQAYRCLRMNRAQLRXPCVGEACLRSDVCYEDLGLPREMTIWVDPGEVFLQVRRAQRSFCVMQLQSCHQADKEFSRRIHNAVERAASDIQSGSSSDEEGGDTSMGSSCSSLSAPCPAPNPKPKTIPTVSNPNSVYQVTNQFSEFALVPPPPAWAAYSNRKAFPGEGYPHGPPSGGLFAQQHSSQFQPPKGFKPYRATSSFTGPRQDKYHWVSKNRS